AACCGGCCTTCATGTATCGCCGCTCGTGCTCTCCGGGGCGCATGGCCTTCCGGCGTCCGCGTGCGCAGAAGCGTTCGATGCCGGCGTGCGGGCGTTTTTTTGGGAGCCGCGATATCAGGAATTGACGCGATTTTTACGCTCGCGGCGCGTGGCGCGTGACGCGCTCGTGGTCACTGCCGGCACGTATTTCGCAGGCCCGGACGCCATTCGATTGGACGTCGAACGAATGCTGAAGCGGCTTCGATTCGATTATTTCGACGTGTTCTTGCTCTTTTGGGTTCGTTCTTCCGAACGTTTGTCCGAAGAAGATTATGCAGCGCTCGATCGGCTTCGAACCGAAGGCAAACTGCGCACGTTCGGGTTTTCCTCGCACGATCGCACGATCTGCGTCGATGCAATGATGCGCGCTCCATGGCCCGTCGTGATGACGCGGCATAGCGCCGCGCATCCGGGTGCAGAGGAGCGGGTTTTTCCAAAGGCACTCGAACGAGGCACCGGCGTGCTCACGTTTACGGCGACATGTTATGGGCGATTGCTGCGCCCCACGGCTGCGCCGAGCGACGTAGCCATGAACAAGCTCCCCACAGCGCCCGATTGTTATCGATATTCTTTGTCACAACCTGGCGTATCCGCATGTCTGACGGCGCCGCGCGATCGGCAGGAGCTATTCGAGAACCTCGAAGTGCTCGATTCTCCGGAGCTCGACGGCGACGCCGCGGAATTTCTTCGATCGCACGGGGCTGCGGTGCGTGCGGAAAATCGACGATTCGATGCGCTCGTGCGCCGAGCGCCTGGTGGTCCTCACGATCGCCTTCGCGAGCTGCTCGACGAGGGCTGACAGAATTTGCTTCCATTTTGCATGAAGGCGTGATTGACTGGTTTTGCGCTCCTGGAGGCGCTGCAGCCAGCTATCTGTCCGCGATGTCACGTCGCGGCTGACCCCGACGACCATTGGAGAACGAAGCGCACGAGGACCGCCCTGCGGGGCTTTTCGTCCTAGTTCGCCTCTGCCGTGCAGGTGGCGATTCCTCCAGGAGCGCAGCTTTTTCGACGTAATGGTTGGCGTTTCTGCTTAACGCCGCCGCTCGACCTTTGCTAACCTCGCTGCATGAGCCTGGTCGGCCTGTTATTCGAGCTGAAACCGTTGCTCGAAGACCGCGAGCGCAACTTCGATCGTATCGTCGAGCTGCTTGAAAAACACCGCAACCTTGCCGAGTACGAGGTGGCGCGGTTTTACGTCAGCCGCAATTGGCTCGACCCCATCTCCAAACGGCTCGCGAGCATCGATCCACGTGAACGATTGCGGGGCGTTCGGTTGATCCCACTATTGTTTGCGCGAGCAACGGCAGCTCAACACTTGCGTCGCATGGTCAAAGATGCGGACATGGCCGTTGCAAGCGCAGCGCGAGCAGCCGTTCACTCGCTTGGTATTGCCGACGTTGCGCCGCCCGATCGGCGTGCGCCACCTCCGCGGTATCCGGGCCCTTCGGCGCTCGGAGGTTGGAATCCAAGCGGTTGGACATTTGGGCTGCACCGGGATCATTGGGCATTTCGAGCGAACAGGGCCAAGGCAAAGACGCCTCCGAAGGCCGACGTTCCCCCGCTCAAGACGCCGAAAGACCTCGCTGCGCTTTTGGGCGTCAAAGTCACGGCGCTTCGTTCGTTATCGCGTCCAGGCACGGGTCCAGGATCGGGTTACGTCGAATTTGAGATTCCCAAGCGCACGGGAGGCGTACGGCGCATTTCGGCTCCGCGCATGCCGCTAAAGCGTGTTCAGCGCACCATTTTGGACCAAATCCTCGCCAAATTGCCCGCGCATCCGGCTGCGCATGGGTTTGTCGAAGAACGATCGACGGTGAGCAATGCTTCACCGCACGTGGGGGCGGCGATCGTCGTTCGTGTCGACATCGAAAACTTCTTCCCGACCGTGCATTATCGCCGGGTCTTCGGCTTTTTCTTTCAGCATTACGGCGAAGAAGTGGCCAAAGCTCTGTCGCAGCTCACGACCCATAGGCCCAAATTGCCCGATGGAACCGTGGTTTGGCCGGGCGCATTGCCACAAGGCGCACCGACTTCGCCTGCCATTGCGAATTTGGTGTGCCGAAGGCTCGATGCGCGCCTCGCGGCGCTCGCCAAGAAAGCGTCCGCGAATTACACGCGTTATGCGGACGATTTGACCTTTTCGTTCCGCGATCCACCCGACCGATTGGGGCGATTTCTGTGGTGGGTCAATGCCATTCTGCAGCAGGAGGGTTTTACCGAGAACGTCAAAAAACGCCGTATCATGCGCAAAGGCAATCGAATGGCCGTCACGGGCCTCGTCGTCAACGACAAAGTCGGAATTCCGCGCGAGGATCGCCGCAGGTTCAAAGCCATTCTCAACAATTGCCGCCATCACGGCGTCGAATCGCAAGCACGCGGAAAGCCAGACTTTGCTGCGTGGCTCCGAGGGTATGCCGCATATGCGCGAATGGTTCACCCGAAGCTCGGCGAAAAGTGGCAACGTGAAGTCGAGGAGCTGCTTGCCAAGTGACCATTTCCTTTCCTGAATCTCATGCCGCCCGCGTACGTCCGTACTGGGAGCTTGATCCAGCCATTACATTTCTGAATCACGGGTCGTTCGGCGCTTGCCCAAAGCCCGTACTCGACGTGCAAACCGCATTGCGCGTGGAAATCGAGCGCGAACCGGTGCGTTTTTTCGCTCGCGCCCTGGAGACTCTTTTCCATGAAGCGTTGGAGGCACTGGCTGGGTTCGTCGGGGCCAATGTCGACGATCTCGCGTTCGTCAGCAATGCGACGACGGGGGTCAACACCGTTTTGCGATCGCTGTCGTTCGAGCCTGGTGACGAGCTTTTGACGACGGATCACGCCTACAATGCTTGTCGCAATGCGCTCGATTTCATTGCAGAAAATGCCAGGGCGCGCGTCGTCGTTGCAGCGATCCCATTTCCCATCGAATCACCCGATCAGGTCATCGCCGCGCTCATGGAGCGCGTCACGTCGCGTACGCGCCTCGTGCTCATCGATCACATTACGAGTCCCACCGGAATCGTTTTTCCTGTTGAAACGATTGTCCCGGAGCTAGAGAGCCGTGGAATCGACACCCTGGTCGACGGTGCGCATGCTCCAGGAATGATTCCGCTCAATCTCGATGCGCTTGGCGCTGCATATTATACGGGCAACTGTCATAAGTGGATGTGTGCGCCCAAGGGCGCGGCATTTTTGCATGTTCGCCGTGACAAACAGGGTCGCATCAGGCCGCTCTCCATAAGCCATGGGGCGAACAGCCAACAAACAACTTTATCACGATTTCGCTTGGAATTCGATTGGACGGGCACCATGGATCCGACTCCATGGCTCGCGATTCCGGCAGCGCTTCGGTTCATGTCGTCGCTGCTCCCGGGAGGCATGGCTGCCATTGCTCATCATAATCGCCAAACGGCACTGGCGGCGCGAAAGCTCTTGGCGGAAACGCTTGCATGCGCCCTGCCCGCACCTGATTCGATGATTGGCTCGATGGCGGCGATCAGCGTGCCGGACGCGAATGAAAGGGCACCTTTGGGCCTATTGGAATTCGATGCGCTGCAAGAAGGCCTATTTCAGCGCCATCGAATCGAAGTGCCGATCGTTCCGTTCCCGCGCTGGCCTCGAAGATTGGTCCGCATTTCTGCGCAAATCTACAACGATCCCGACGACTATCGACATTTGGCAAAAGCCCTCGTGACCGAGCTCGATGGGCGGACGTAGAGCGACGGATCAGCTTTGCTGCGAGGGAAACGACGCGCCGCGTGCTCGTTCGAACATGCCGAGCACCGTGGACTGTGTGGGAAATCGAATGGCGATCAAAATGGCTCCCGCGAGGAAAAACGGGGCGGTGAATGGCCGGGGATTTCCGAGTTGTGCCAAGACGAACCCGAAGAGAGCGACGGCTTCGGACAGAGCGAGCGACAGAATGAGGGGCGTCATGAAGCAGGCAAATGCTTTGCCCATCGCAGCTTTCGGGTCCGAAAACACGACACGTTTGGGCATTGCATCACGATAACGCCCGGGGAAAGCGCTCGGAGCAGCTTCCTCCTCCGTCTTGACGTCTGCCGCGCGGGCAGCCTGCTGATAGAGCCACCGTGGCAGCAAAAAGCTGGTAACGGCAATGGTCAAGGAGACGAACCCGAACACGGGCGGCATCATTGGATTCGGTTGCAAGGCAGGAGGCGTCTTCAGGAAGACGTACGCGATGACCACATAGAGAAAGCATGCAGCGAGCAGCGCAAACCAGATGATGCGCATGGTCAGGAGAACAGGATGCGACCGCATCTCGACGTCATATCATGAATGCGCACCCGCATGTCAACATGAACGCGCCGATCAATACCACGACGTGCGTGGCGGGCGCGAGGGACGCGAAGGGCGATCGCTAGGATTCGACGAATTGCGCTCGTCCGGGGTGTGGGGCGTGAGCAAGGGCGCGAGCCGGTGGTAATCGGCGAGCGGTGTTTGCACGAGGTTGTCGGCTTCGAGCGCTCCGAGAAACCTCGAGCGCACCATTCCGCTTTGCGTTTTGGGCACGAGGTTTTGAATGATGCGATTGGCTCGCGAGTCCTCGAGCGTCGCGGGCAACACGATCGCATCATTGAGGCAGCTCTCGGTGAATGCAATGGGCGTGAGTTTGTCGCCGGCGGGGCCCGCGTACCAACGCATTCTTTCGACCATGGCCCCGGAATCCGTTTCGTATGACGAAACCGCCGTAATATCGGCTGTATCGAGGAGCACGGCTTCGACGGCGGCGCGATGTGAACCCACGAAGATTTGCGAAGCGAACGTACGCGACAAGTCAATGCCTTCGGCGCGTAATCTCGCCGCTGCGAGCAAATAACCTCCGGCGGACAAAGGATCCACCCACGCGGCCTTTTTGCCTTGAAGCATCGTAAGGTTCAATCGAGCGTTTTTTTTCGCGACGATGGCCGAATGGTATCTCGTGCGCCCTTCCCGCGCAATCGTGAATACGGCTTTCGCGGCAGGCAATTTGGCCGTCACTGCGGCCGGAGCCCAAACGATATGCGCAAGGCCGCTCTCCATACGTTCTTCGATGTCCGCATAACTCGTCGCAACATGTGTCGTCACCATTTCGCCGAGCTTTGGTTCGAGCGCGGTACGAATGAGCTCCGCGCGAGCCTCTGCTTTGGCCGATCCGAGCGATGGGGGCAGAACGAAGATGAGCGCCACAATAGGCCTATTTCCGCGGCTGCGGCGGGGTTACGCAACGAATGCCCAAAAACCCGCAACGATAGGTGACTTCGAACTTTCCCGGTCTGTCGGTACGCATCAAATTGGGCAAACCATCACGCCAACTACCGCCGCGACCCACGCGATCTTTCGTTCGCGAATCTTGCCTGTTCGTCGTCCATTCGAAGACGTTGCCTGCCATTCCCAAAAGGCCGTCTTTGCTTGCGCCTTTGGGATGTTCGTTCACGGAACACGTGCTCGTCCGAGCGCCCGCGCCCGACCAGCAAACGTGATCTTTCGGAGGCTCGTTGCCCCACGGATACATGCGCCCTTCGGCACCACCTCGAGCAGCCCATTCCCATTCTTCATCCGAAGGGAGGCGTTTGCCCCGGTACGTGCAATAATCGACGGCTTGTTTGAAATCCACGCACACCATGGGGTGGTCTTCTTTGCCGGCCTTCTTGTAGGTCGCTTCGGGAGCGCAGGTAGCAAAACTATCGGTGCATTTCTTGTCGTTGACGCACGTTTCGAATTCTTTTGCAGTGGTTTCGACCTTGTCCATGCACAGGTCGGGCACATTGGCGTCGATTTTCAATAATCCCATTTTGAAGTTACCGCCGGGGACGAATACCATTTCCGGCGGGCAGGGGCTTGCAGGTGCGGCTGGTGTTTCGGGTTTTGCGACGGCGGTTTCTCCGGGATCGGTCGCCGGTGGCGGCGCAGCCGGAGCATCGGCGACGCAAGCGCCGTTTTCGGCATGCGTTCCCGCGGCGCAGGTCGGAGGTGCAGGCTGCGCAGGCGTAGGTGCGGGCGTGGGTGTCGATGTTTTTGCAATCGTCCCCGTGTCCTGCGTCGAGCCTCCGCATGCCGCAAAAAATGCCAAAAGTACGGCCGAACCTGCCGTGATGACCGTCGTCTTTCCAAAAACGTCCATGATCGATCCTCCAACCCCAATCGAGTCAGTCATCAGTACATGACGATCGTCGGCGCTGCCGCACCTTCGATCCAATATTCTTGAAGCAAAAGGCCCGGTGAAACCATGGATCCGCCGTAGGTTTCACCAAATGAAAAAAATTCGAATACCCGACGATCGCCAGGACGAATGGGGAAAACGACTTCAGCCGCTTCGGGAGCGGGTGCGCCGGCGGGCGGCTCGCGTAACCACATCGACACGCCCTTGAACGAACCGCCAAGCAATGAAATGGCGGTCGTGCGCGTGGAACAATGAACTTTGATCCAGGCCCGCACACGCCATGCGCGACAACCTTCGGCCCTGGGACCTCGGCGCGTCATACGCACGCGCGTTGCCGTTTGCCAATCGGATAATTTTGGAGTTTTGGTATCTTTGTCGTCGATGACGATCTTTTCGAAATCAATGGGTTTTTCTTCGTCCGTCGGACCAGGGTCGGCCGGGTTCGCACCAGCATCGGCGCGCGCAATCGAAAATGCCGCCAACGCGGAGATTCCTCCCACGATGAGACTTGCAAAAAGGGCTTGGCGCAGTTTCATAATGTTTTCAGATAGGCCACGAGAGCCTCGCGGTCTTCGGCCGATAGAAGGCTGGTATTTCCCATACGATCCCCATTCATTTCAATGAGTTTTTCCAGGCTGCTCGCGCGACCGTCGTGAAAGTATGGCGGTCTCCCGCCCACATAACGCAGCGACGGCGTTTTGAATTCCTGATTCGATTCGTCATCGAATCCGGCGACGACGGGCAATTTCTTGAATGGGTACGATTCACGATCGGTGTAATTCGATTCGGGCACGTGACATTTGGCGCATTGCACGTCGCGCTTGTTGAAAATCTCTCGACCTCGGAGCTCTTGCTGCGTCAAATCGCGATTTTCACGCGGCGGCGGCACGAGTCCTTCGCGGGCGAAAATGGCAATGAGCGTCGCGCGACCAAGCCCCGCACCTCCAATGTTTTGCGGCATTCCGCCCCAGCGATGCAGTCCCATGCCCGCGCTGACGCGCGCTGCGAGATCCGGGCTTTCGCCATGCCAACCATACGGGCCCCGAGCGCCCACCATTCCAGCAAGCATGGGCGTTCGTCGAGGTACACCTTTCTTTTTCGCCAAATCGGGGATGTTTTCGTAGGTACCGACGAAATTCGTGTGCATTCCATCGACGGTATCGAATGTCGCTTCGTGCCATACGTGCCCGTCGTCTCGGCCGTCCGGATGACAACCGGCACATCCGAGCCCGCCGCTCACGATGGGATCGGTCGCATTGTAAAAAAGTCGCTTTCCTTTTTGCGCCTCGACGGACAACGTATCTTCTGCAAAATGCACGAGCGACAAACGATCTCGCACGACGATGGCGGTCTTGGGCGGCGGTGACAAATCGATTGCCACGACATCGTTCGTCGATCGACAAACCACGTATGCGGTGTTTTCATCTGCAGATAGCGTGATGCCCGATGGAGCACCGCATTCCGTGGCCGCGCCATATCCGGGGTCGTATTTTTGGCCGACCTGAAACATACGCACGATGGCCAGCGTCGGATCGAGGGCCATGGCATCGAGCTCGGCGACGATATCGTCGCCTTCGCCTGCAACGAGCAGCGTATTCGTCTTGGCGCGATATACCATTGCGCGCGGTTGCGTAAATGGGCCTCGATCACGACCCGGAATGGATACGGGCGTATCCGCGGTCATGGTCAAATCGGCGACGGCGCTTTTCGACGCCGGTAAGCCTCCAAGGTGAATTGCGGAAAGTTGTTCCGGTGCGGCTTTTCCCGATTTGCCCGGAAGCAGCACCACATCGACCGTGGGTTGCCCGAACCAGGAACGTCTGGCAAGCGCGCCCACCGCGTGACGAGCAAGAAATAGACGCTCTTCGTCGGGTGACAAGACGAGCGAATACCCCAGCGACGCGTGCAATTTTTTCCCCGATGGAGCTCGCACCGGCGAAGGCATGACATTCATCGCTTGCACGACGGGACCACTCGCGTCGTCACGCACGATGGTTACATCCGGACCAACCAGATGACTCACGAGCACTTCGCCGTTTTCACGCACGGCAATGCCTCGAGGCTCACGCGGCACGTCGACGGACCAGGCAACCTTGTTCGCCGAAAGATCCACCTTCGAGGCTTTGTGTGACCAGGCGCTCGTGACGAACGCCGCGGTCGCGTCGGGATTTACGGCAACGCCCCAGGCATCGGGCGGGAGCGCGATACGATTTGTCTCGACAAACTTTCCCGATGCGTCGGGTTGGAGAACGAGGAGCAGGCCGGGATCGCGAATCGTAACGAGAACTTTTGAGGACAAAGGAAGCACGGCGGCTGGCGCGCCAGGCATTTCGGTTGTCGCAATGGCCGCATCCGGAGCGAGCGGCAAAGGGATCCGGCGCAGCGATTTGTGGTCTTCGTCGGCGACGAGCAAGGCGTCGTTGGCGAGGCTGCGAGCGATTGCGGCGCCTTGCCGGAAGCTCGGACCGAGCCGTGTCGGTGGCGATGGAGTGGCACTCGTCGCGCTTTGCTGGGCTGCGGTCACAGAAGCGGACGCAGCGGGAGCAGCGGCATCTGGAGGCGCGTCTTTTGGCGAAGTACACGCGAGGGGGGCCGGCGAGCACGCCGATTGCGATGAGAAAGGAGAAGCGACTCGAGGCCACGATGATCGATGTATCGGATTGACTCGCGCGCGACAAGGGGCCCGTGCGAGACGGAGCAGCGCACTGCTCGCTCGCGTGCGAATTGTTCTGTGTGCAAAGAACGCCGCGCCTCTGTCGAGCATTCGTTCGTAGCCAAAGTAACTTTGTTGACAGAGACCAAATTTCCCTTAGGGTTTACCCTTCGTCGGAAGTCCTGGAGCACGACTGCGATGCGCGTCGGATAGGCATCTTCAGGACATCCAAGCGTTGCCCACGAGGCACATTCTTAACGGATCGAGGGAGACATGAAGACAATTCACTCTTCACTTTTGACCGGTGCTCTGGTGAGCGTGGCCGGGCTCGTTTCAGTGACGGCGGGCTGCGAGCTCATCGCGGGGATCGATCGCGGGCAAATTGGCGGTGGTGGTGACGCAGGCGCCAGTGTATCGTCCTCTTCCAGCAGCGGCGAAGGCGGCATGGCCGGCCATGCGGGTCATGCCGGAATGGGCGGCGGTGGTATGGGTGGCGCCGGCGGCGGGGGTATGGGCGGGCAAGGAGGTGCTCCGGAATGCGTCATGGACACCGATTGCACGTCGCCTGCCAACGAATGCTCGACCGTGGCGTGCACGGATGGAACGTGCGTCACGACAAACTTGGCTGCAGGTACGGAAATTGCGGCGCAGACGCCTGGTGATTGCAAGGTCGCCGTATGCGACGGCACGGGCAACATCATTTCGCAAGATCTCGACACGGACACGGCCACCGACAACAAGGAATGCACGCAAGACACGTGTTCGGGGGGCATGCTTTCGTATCCGCCCGTTGCGAGCGGCACGATGTGCATGGAAAACGGCGGGAAAGTTTGTGATGCGGCCGGCGCGTGCGTGGAATGCAACGTCGGAATGGATTGCGCATCGGGGGTTTGTCAGGCCAATGTGTGCCAAGCGGCCGAATGCGGTGACATGGTTCAAAATGGGACCGAGTCCGACGTCGA
This genomic window from Polyangiaceae bacterium contains:
- a CDS encoding RNA-directed DNA polymerase — encoded protein: MSLVGLLFELKPLLEDRERNFDRIVELLEKHRNLAEYEVARFYVSRNWLDPISKRLASIDPRERLRGVRLIPLLFARATAAQHLRRMVKDADMAVASAARAAVHSLGIADVAPPDRRAPPPRYPGPSALGGWNPSGWTFGLHRDHWAFRANRAKAKTPPKADVPPLKTPKDLAALLGVKVTALRSLSRPGTGPGSGYVEFEIPKRTGGVRRISAPRMPLKRVQRTILDQILAKLPAHPAAHGFVEERSTVSNASPHVGAAIVVRVDIENFFPTVHYRRVFGFFFQHYGEEVAKALSQLTTHRPKLPDGTVVWPGALPQGAPTSPAIANLVCRRLDARLAALAKKASANYTRYADDLTFSFRDPPDRLGRFLWWVNAILQQEGFTENVKKRRIMRKGNRMAVTGLVVNDKVGIPREDRRRFKAILNNCRHHGVESQARGKPDFAAWLRGYAAYARMVHPKLGEKWQREVEELLAK
- a CDS encoding SUMF1/EgtB/PvdO family nonheme iron enzyme — its product is MDVFGKTTVITAGSAVLLAFFAACGGSTQDTGTIAKTSTPTPAPTPAQPAPPTCAAGTHAENGACVADAPAAPPPATDPGETAVAKPETPAAPASPCPPEMVFVPGGNFKMGLLKIDANVPDLCMDKVETTAKEFETCVNDKKCTDSFATCAPEATYKKAGKEDHPMVCVDFKQAVDYCTYRGKRLPSDEEWEWAARGGAEGRMYPWGNEPPKDHVCWSGAGARTSTCSVNEHPKGASKDGLLGMAGNVFEWTTNRQDSRTKDRVGRGGSWRDGLPNLMRTDRPGKFEVTYRCGFLGIRCVTPPQPRK
- a CDS encoding PhnD/SsuA/transferrin family substrate-binding protein: MALIFVLPPSLGSAKAEARAELIRTALEPKLGEMVTTHVATSYADIEERMESGLAHIVWAPAAVTAKLPAAKAVFTIAREGRTRYHSAIVAKKNARLNLTMLQGKKAAWVDPLSAGGYLLAAARLRAEGIDLSRTFASQIFVGSHRAAVEAVLLDTADITAVSSYETDSGAMVERMRWYAGPAGDKLTPIAFTESCLNDAIVLPATLEDSRANRIIQNLVPKTQSGMVRSRFLGALEADNLVQTPLADYHRLAPLLTPHTPDERNSSNPSDRPSRPSRPPRTSWY
- a CDS encoding aminotransferase class V-fold PLP-dependent enzyme; the protein is MTISFPESHAARVRPYWELDPAITFLNHGSFGACPKPVLDVQTALRVEIEREPVRFFARALETLFHEALEALAGFVGANVDDLAFVSNATTGVNTVLRSLSFEPGDELLTTDHAYNACRNALDFIAENARARVVVAAIPFPIESPDQVIAALMERVTSRTRLVLIDHITSPTGIVFPVETIVPELESRGIDTLVDGAHAPGMIPLNLDALGAAYYTGNCHKWMCAPKGAAFLHVRRDKQGRIRPLSISHGANSQQTTLSRFRLEFDWTGTMDPTPWLAIPAALRFMSSLLPGGMAAIAHHNRQTALAARKLLAETLACALPAPDSMIGSMAAISVPDANERAPLGLLEFDALQEGLFQRHRIEVPIVPFPRWPRRLVRISAQIYNDPDDYRHLAKALVTELDGRT